ttatttaaaattaaattcaaatatagtaattattatattactttaattatattaacacaTATAATAATTAGTAGGACAGATAAAAGTCCTGTGTAATATCAGGTTGGGCTGCCATTAGAGCatgtgattaaaaattaaaaatagttaaaaaaaaaaaacaaaaaaaacacaaacgtttttaaaatatggtatatcaaaacaataatttctaaaaaatataactattaaTTCCAGCAATCCTAAATGcctaagatttatttatttaaaaacagaaataaaataattaataatgatgatacacattcacacaataaaaacattaaaatgtaaaacaggaAAAGAgggagaataaataaaaaatataaaataataataatattaatattattatatttaaattaattataattcttatattattagttattttattatattaataagtactataattataattagtaatataataatttctgtAGCACATTCTACTATGTAACAACAATGATAATGGCATATAAACATCATAATACAAAGAAaactagtgtttttttgttcttttgaaaatgtttaatacaaaaatcacagaaaaaTAATGTACAGCTGTGTGTAAAAGCATCCATTGTTTTTAGCGCACAGACAATAATAAATAGGCAATAGTCCTAGTAGTGAATGTCAGTAGTGATCAGCGGTCATGTGTTCGGCTCAGCGCTGCCCCCTGGTGTCTGTACTTCATGCTGGTGTTGGGTTGACGCCGCAGCACTTCGTCTCCTTTATCAATGTCTTGAGGTTCATCATAAACTGTGGAGATGTGAAAGtcttttttgggttttttagGTGGAAGGAATGAGCTGAGCTTTTCTCCATGATACCTGCAAACAATCATCAAATCAAACGCATCAGTCGTAAGCACAAAACATGGAGTAGAAATCATTTATTTAGtgccatttaaaatataaaaggatATTTTAACTTAGATTAGACATAGTAATTTCTCACACCTTTTGACCAATTACTCATTACTtccaaaagtttttcaaaagaattgtttaaattattgcaCAGAGATGCTATTAACAttacaataacatttaatattaaaattaaaatgtataataacattaaaatgtaaaataggaACAAAAAGAGggagaacaaataaaaataatataaatacaaataaaataataatattaataataaattacttacatatgatattattaaattgttaatattttattattaatttaattagaattgAAATCAATTATAatagttattatattattcattgttttattctattaaaaaatatataaattattatattattaaattattaatattttattattaatttaattagaatttaattaaattataataattattatattattattttattatatcccAATAGTTTTTCAAAAGAACTGTTAAAATTATTGTACAGAGATGAGCTGagcatgacaaaataaaatgtttattaactaTAGAAATCTTCATTAGGCATTTATAAGTTTTCATGACTTTTACAGGTCTGGAAATCACAATTTAGTATgaacttaatttttatatatatatatatatatatatatatatatatatatatatatatcttgacTCACCCAAAGCCTCTCTTGCAGTTGGGATGCTGTCCGTCGTTCTCCAGCGCCTCCGCCATTCCTATTCGACTGTTCCCAAGCCCTTCTCCGTCCCTCCAGCCCTGCTTCTCCATCACACGCCGGCCCACTCCctacgacacacacacacacactaagcattttactgtttaacaCTTCAAACCAACTTTACAGGTTCGACTAATGGCGCAATAAGCATTTTCATCAAGTCACTTCCGTTACTGTTGCAATGCTGAAACCAGAACACAAAATTTGCCAAATACAAAAACCATGGTGAACTCTTGCAAATTGCATTGCAGTCAGTGGATTTTTtgcagtcaattttttttagtgtaaaataaacaaacaaagcacATTTTTGTGTACATGCACTTTAAGCTATTattgcaaattttatttttagattaatttttattcatcttactttgttacaaataatttaattttaattagaaaatttttttttttaattaattttatcatATGTtgatatttatacttttttatacagtttataattaaacatttattcttttaatttaattatttaaaaacatatctataaattaataaatcttgAGCTCCAATATTTACTCTTTTAGTATGAACTCAAAACAGCTCCAGATGTAATGTatgaatgtaatttatattaatacatgattatattaattatttattgtatgaattatatatatttataattatatatatgtatacgtaTAAAAtcttaattgattttattgattttattaatcttaattgaatgattttttttttttatttatatatatatatatatatatatatatatatgcaaaaataaaataataaaatataaaatgataaagcgtaatttatgaaaaaaacacattaacaatttttaattttaattaaaatcaaatacatttttaattttaaaaatatataaacgtaaacataaaatgataaaatataaaataataaagcgtaatttatgaaaaaatacattaacattttttaattttaattctacAAAATTAAGGTAAACAAAATCATAActcctaacttaaaaaataatatatttttattttttttcaaaaatatataaatacaacataaaataataaaatataaaatgaaaaaacgtaatttatgaaaaaatacattaacaatttttaattttaattaaaatcataagtgttaaattaaaaaaaaaacattttaattaaaaacatatatacacaaacataaaataataaaatataaaatgataaatcgtaatttatgaaaaaaacattaacgatttttaattttaattgaaatcaacactatttactaaaaaaaaaaatattaaaataaatatataaatgcaacaaaataataaaatataaaatgaaaaaacgtaatttatgaaaaaatacattaacaatttttaattttaattagacAAAATAAAGGTAGACAAAATCATAACTTTTAACagctaaaaaattaaatatattttttttttattttaattctaaaaaaatataaatgtaaacaaaataataaaattgaattcGTGAAAAATTCCATTtccactttttatttattaaaagttgattttaaacataaaattctAAATGTTGCAGTTTGCAAGACATCCGCACCTTTGTAAACCTCTCAAAGCTGCCGATTTTCTGCTGTCGTCCCGGCAGCCCGTCCAGACCGTCCCGCAGCCTCTTTTCAGAGCGCATGTGCACGTAATCTCTGGCGTCCATATCGCCTCCATCTGAGGAGAAACACAGACGATCACGATAATGCAGGGCATGTCTGATGCAGGTGTTCATAACGATCTGATCATAAACGTTTACCTTTGTCATAGTAGACGCTCATATCCACGTCCCAGTCGTCTGCTGTTTGCTCATCAAAATCTGGACAAAATCAAAGAGAAAAGATGAGCAACATGAGACAATCACATCAACAATAATTCAACAGTAATTCATAAATATGTGCTGCCATTAATGAGCGCACATTGAGCACCTTTTTTTATGCAGAGCTTAAAAATTGCAATCGCTTTTTAAACTCAACAGCAAGGTAAAATTATTTAGCTAAAATATATTAGGTTTgagaaatgtgttaaaaattacaaaaccaatccatgttttatttatcaataaattcatacatttttgtggTTGAGTTTcttgtataattataataactgtaaatttccaaactgtaaactgtaaaCCAATTTATATTTACGATTACATGAATTATTTACTTGGTTTAATTCACAATGTGAACACATACAATacaaatttatacaattttaaaattaaataagcagaaattataaacagaaataaaatgataaatcttaaatataaatatataaatattaaatataattttattttaattattgacaaaatttaagtgtaaatataaaatcataattctaaatgtattaacaagttttttttattaaactctaaaaaagaaatatgaacaattataaaaattctaaaaagaaaaaaaatacaaaaacattgtcatttatattgcttaaatttttttttttttttttttaattttaattattgacaattgtttttaattaaaatctaaaaatacatgaacaattataacaattctaaaacaaaaaactaaaaatgtttacatttatattgcttaaataatatttctacttgaaaatgtactttttattttaattattgcaaatatatatacatataaacgtaaatattaaataatacattttaatttttgaaaaaatgatatatatatataaaatcttaatgtactaacaagtttttatttaactaaaaaatacatgaacaattataaaaattctacaaatacattttaaaaaaaaagcaatttatatGTCTActtgtaaatgtaaactttttcattttaattattacaaatatctacatataaatgtaaacataaaataacattttcatttttgaaaaaatgtatatatatatatatataattaacaattttaaaattaagttattaatgtcatttatataaaatttatttttgttaaatctattataaaatattataatataatatatatattatatatatatatatatatatatatatatatatatatatatatatatatatatttatataatataaatatatatatatatatatatatatatatatatatatatatatatatatgtgtgtgtgtgatttgacGTGGCCAACGCTAATATTTGCAGGGTAAGTAAAAATCtaaatgtgaaatatgaacTCAAAGCAGCTCCAGAAGTTTACAATACACTGGATGTACTCAGCTATTTTATTGTACTgctgaaatgaaaacaataagCACACGGTACCTCCTTCTTCCTCCTGCCAGAACTGAGCGTCTGTGTAGAAGACGAGGCCCGATCCGCCCTTCTCCCACTTGAGCTCGATCTCCTCCTCAAACAGCCTCTCTTTAGTGCGCTCCTGACTGGTCACGTCTTCGTGGAGGGCCTCGTGACGCTCCCACTCCTCACAGCGGTCATCGTCCTgaccaaaatacacatttattatatttaatagattttaaatttaacacattttacaaaattgtagtttatgaaaaactgtatttataatttgttaattttatcatagaaataaaattgtaaattaaaaaatggtaagtttaaacttatattattttgtattagattttacaaaaatgtatttttatataaactatagaaattacattaataacttaaaatattttaaaataattaattattaattaaataattaatttaaaaaaatatttaatttaatttaaatttaatttaatttaattgcagcCTGGACAATATGACAACCACACTAAGACATATCACtataaaaatttatttcaatatacatTACGCAGCTGTAACTCACATCATCAGGGCCTGACAGCTCCTCTTCACTTCCTTCTTCCTGTGACTCTTGATTGACAGGTGGAGAACTGGGCGTGTCCTCTTCGTCTATTTGTGAATTTGTGAATGTGTGGGCGTGTCTTTATCTACTGTTTGAGAGTTTGTGGGCGTGTCCAAGCCGCCGGGCCCCGAGATCTCGACTCCTCCGGCGGTGAAGACGCTCTCCTCCGCGGGGCTCACGACGGCCGTGTTGCGATAGAGGTATGGCACGTTGCCGTATCGCCGATTCGAGCCAGTTTTGGGAAACGTGAGACCCAGTTTGCGGATGAGACGCGGCGGGAGGCGGCAGGATTGGATGAGCTCAAGAAAAACAGTTACAGGTGTGCCGACGTTTCCCGCCGGCATGAGCGCCGGCGGATTGAGCTCCGGCAGGCCCTTGAGGTCCGACATGGTGAAATGCTCTGACTGGGCGACGTGACGTCTCATCTCGGCCTTCGTCTTGTACGGGAATGAATTGTGAtctataaacatacatacaatatGATGATTATAAAACAGTCTGGACCTTGGTAAAACAGGGGTTACATTGACATTGAGTTTACTTGACAttttagacagatttgtttttaatctttCAGGGTGTAACATGGGCAGGTGATGACCCTTGACCCTCACCCATAATTCCCATTTTCCTTTAGTAATTTAATAGTTCATATTCACCCTTCAATACCTTTAACCTTTGCctatttaacaacattaaatgGTCATAAAGTCTTGTATACATaccatttttacaatatatgtttctaaatatataattttaaattatggaTGCATATAACAGGTGTCAACACCTGttgacattgtttttatttgttatgtttGTTATGTCTTATTGAGTTTTTAGTTTGCTGTACAGCACTTTGGTTCACTTTGGGTGTTGtaaagtgctttataaataaagttgagttgagttgagttgagtataatgatacattttaatttatgaaatatataaatgtaaatagaaaatagataaattggaaatataaaaaaataaaaatctaaagacAGAACTAAAAGTTTACAGTTAtaattcactttatttttaatgattaaaatacgtaatatgtataataaattagaatttatgaaaaaaatacaatttgttacTTATATAATGAACCtacaaattaaaacacaaaattaaaaaattaaatttatagtcttaatatatcaaaaattacactttttatttttatcctttgaataacaaaaaatataaatgtaaaaattaaatgataaatcttaattcaccaaaaaataaaaaactataaatgtaaattaaaaaaaaattatagtttatgaaaaactgtatttatatttcattaattttatcatcaaaataaaaatgtaaatacaaaataagtttagacttattataatattttatatattataaacttataatacttctatttttatttataaaaatatgcatgtaaatataaaatagtaaatCAGAATTTATGAAAAACTATATAATGAaactatacatttaaatactaaataatacattttaatttatagtcTTAATGTATCAAATAccattctttttaattttctttttatctttttaattaacaaactgattaaattaatttatgaattttaaatgaataacaaaatatatacatgtaaaaattaaatgataaaacaaaaaataaaaacaatttacgAAATTGTAGTTTATGAAAAtctgtatttataatttgttaatttaatcataaaaatgtaaataaaaaagttataacttattataattttatacattataaactaacaatagttacatttttatttataaaaaatatgaatgtaaatattaatgtattaaaatttatgaagcattatatttattattagattttttataaaacaaatgtaaatataaaattcaccaaaattttaatgtataatcttgtatcaaaaattacagattaatttttttttagttatgaaaatgtaaagATAAAGTGATCAATCACAACTTATGAAAacagtttattatttatgttaattataAGAAAAGATGAAAACTGCATCTacacacattttaattatgttaacaTTAAATGACAACTCTTAATCTATGAAAAAAtgcatctatttatttaaatgtatttatttagtattgaggCCAGTAAAAATATTAGCAGGGCAAGTAGGAATATGAACAACTGCTATTTATTGTCCAAAACATTGTTTTCGTGCC
The sequence above is drawn from the Labeo rohita strain BAU-BD-2019 chromosome 16, IGBB_LRoh.1.0, whole genome shotgun sequence genome and encodes:
- the gpatch3 gene encoding LOW QUALITY PROTEIN: G patch domain-containing protein 3 (The sequence of the model RefSeq protein was modified relative to this genomic sequence to represent the inferred CDS: inserted 2 bases in 2 codons); this translates as MAASEEVTYFVVNNIPALFRSADLRNYFSQFVESKGFACFHYRHRPEVRVQSSGLTDNISGSSERTSGSDVSEGKSAGSCCCVVSVRSQESDRFMKMYLGNQWIDSKGNWLRRKCLIRRVRVSEQADHNSFPYKTKAEMRRHVAQSEHFTMSDLKGLPELNPPALMPAGNVGTPVTVFLELIQSCRLPPRLIRKLGLTFPKTGSNRRYGNVPYLYRNTAVVSPAEESVFTAGGVEISGPGGLDTPTNSQTVDKDTPTHSQIHXIDEEDTPSSPPVNQESQEEGSEEELSGPDDDDDRCEEWERHEALHEDVTSQERTKERLFEEEIELKWEKGGSGLVFYTDAQFWQEEEGDFDEQTADDWDVDMSVYYDKDGGDMDARDYVHMRSEKRLRDGLDGLPGRQQKIGSFERFTKGVGRRVMEKQGWRDGEGLGNSRIGMAEALENDGQHPNCKRGFGYHGEKLSSFLPPKKPKKDFHISTVYDEPQDIDKGDEVLRRQPNTSMKYRXPGGSAEPNT